The Impatiens glandulifera chromosome 3, dImpGla2.1, whole genome shotgun sequence genome contains a region encoding:
- the LOC124929244 gene encoding 4-coumarate--CoA ligase 1-like has protein sequence MEAKKSNDIIFRSKLPNIYIPNHYPLHSYCFENISKFSSRPCLINGSTGEIHTYADVELTSRRVAAGLNKLGINQRDTVMLLLPNCTEFIFTFLGSSFRGAITTMANPFFTKAEVVKQAKASNAKLIVTQSSYLDKVMEFALENEIMVMSIDEAEDESVLHFSELTKVDEIEMPSVEIQPDDVVALPYSSGTTGLPKGVMLTHKGLVTSVAQQVDGDNPNLYIHSEDVMMCVLPLFHIYSLNSVLLCGLRVGAAILIMQKFDITSFLELIQKYKVSIGPFVPPIVLAIAKSPVVDKYDLSSIRTVMSGAAPLGKELEDAVRLKFPNAKLGQGYGMTEAGPVLAMCLAFAKEPVEIKSGACGTVVRNAEMKIVDPETAESLPRNQPGEICIRGDQIMKGYLNDPESTEMTIDKEGWLHTGDIGYIDEDEELFIVDRLKELIKYKGFQVPPAELEALLVNHSDISDAAVVGMKDDSAGEVPVAFVVKSNGTNITEDEIKQYISKQVVFYKRIGKVFFVDSIPKAPSGKILRKDLRARLVAGHF, from the exons ATGGAGGCCAAGAAATCTAACGACATCATTTTCCGATCAAAATTGCCAAATATCTACATCCCAAATCACTATCCACTCCATTCTTACTGCTTCGAAAACATCTCCAAATTCAGTTCCCGACCATGTTTAATCAATGGTTCCACCGGAGAAATCCACACCTACGCCGACGTCGAACTCACCTCCCGTAGAGTCGCCGCCGGTCTAAACAAACTCGGAATCAATCAAAGAGACACCGTCATGCTTCTCCTCCCTAACTGCACCGAATTCATCTTCACCTTTCTGGGTTCATCCTTCCGCGGCGCTATAACCACCATGGCTAATCCATTCTTCACCAAAGCGGAGGTTGTGAAACAGGCCAAGGCATCAAACGCGAAACTAATCGTTACCCAATCGAGTTATCTCGATAAAGTTATGGAATTTGCGTTGGAGAATGAAATCATGGTGATGTCAATCGACGAAGCTGAAGATGAATCTGTTCTTCATTTCTCGGAACTGACTAAGGTTGATGAAATTGAGATGCCGAGCGTTGAGATCCAACCGGATGATGTTGTCGCTTTGCCGTATTCGTCGGGAACGACTGGATTGCCGAAAGGGGTTATGCTTACACATAAGGGTTTGGTTACATCGGTTGCGCAACAAGTCGATGGAGATAATCCGAATCTGTATATTCATAGTGAAGATGTGATGATGTGTGTTCTTCCTTTGTTTCATATCTATTCACTCAATTCTGTTCTTCTCTGCGGTTTGAGAGTTGGGGCGGCGATTCTGATTATGCAGAAATTCGATATCACTTCGTTTTTAGAACTGATTCAGAAATATAAGGTCAGCATCGGACCATTCGTGCCGCCGATTGTGCTCGCCATCGCGAAAAGTCCGGTCGTCGATAAGTACGATCTGTCGTCGATCCGGACCGTTATGTCCGGAGCGGCGCCGCTTGGAAAAGAATTGGAGGATGCTGTCCGGTTGAAATTCCCAAATGCAAAACTTGGtcag GGTTATGGAATGACGGAGGCGGGTCCAGTTTTAGCGATGTGTTTGGCGTTTGCGAAAGAACCGGTGGAGATAAAATCAGGCGCTTGTGGTACAGTAGTGAGAAACGCTGAGATGAAAATAGTTGATCCTGAGACCGCTGAATCGCTACCTAGAAACCAACCAGGAGAGATCTGTATTAGAGGAGATCAAATCATGAAag GTTACCTAAATGATCCAGAGTCAACAGAAATGACCATAGACAAAGAAGGATGGCTGCACACAGGAGACATTGGCTAcattgatgaagatgaagagctTTTCATTGTGGATCGTCTAAAAGAGCTGATCAAATACAAAGGTTTTCAAGTCCCCCCAGCCGAGCTCGAGGCCTTGCTCGTCAACCATTCAGACATCTCCGATGCTGCAGTTGTTGG AATGAAGGATGATTCAGCAGGAGAGGTGCCAGTGGCGTTTGTGGTGAAATCAAACGGGACGAATATAACCGAAGATGAGATCAAACAGTATATATCGAAACAAGTGGTGTTTTACAAGAGAATAGGGAAAGTGTTCTTTGTGGATTCAATTCCAAAGGCTCCTTCTGGCAAGATCTTGAGGAAAGACCTAAGAGCCAGATTAGTTGCTGgtcatttttaa
- the LOC124929262 gene encoding mRNA-capping enzyme-like: MDLNASPLPEEEEDFFVSRIEEDAVPEEHIPHVERIESGAEIARRERHERQQRLKRERGDDRPVKPYRAPVQEHTQQQIHRTYDKTKLPPGWLDCPSAGQDIGGIIPSKVPLSDDFNELIAPGKRYSFKQVINQQRNQGRKLGLVIDLTNTTRYYQTSDLRKDAIKHVKIQCRGRDSVPENEAVNVFVYEVLQFLTRQKSSNPKKYILVHCTHGHNRTGYMIVHYLMRTVPMSVSQAIKIFADARPPGIYKPDYIDALYTFYHEKRPEMVVCPPTPEWKRSSELDLNGDAVPDDDDDGTSAVPVLENNESNVLMTNDDVLGDSIPYDQQEVFRQFCYQAMKLKAGPKGTAQFPGSHPVSLNSENLQLLRQRYYYATWKADGTRYMMLITLDGCYLVDRDFNFRRVQMRFPCRSSGDAIAERFHHFTLLDGEMIIDTLPDSQKQERRYLIYDLMAINHVSVIERPFHERWKMLEKEVIEPRNYERQNIHIKNPNYRYDMEPFRVRRKAFWLLSTVTKLLDGFIPKLSHDADGLVFQGWDDPYIPRTHEGLLKWKYANMNSVDYLFEMVDGRQLLYVFERGKKKLMEGSRVVFSEGSDPASYAGKIIECSWDGDENVWVCMRIRTDKSTPNDIGTYRKVMRSIKDNITEEVLLKEIEEIIRLPMYADRIRNDSKAHQHSSSARRK; this comes from the exons ATGGACCTAAATGCATCTCCACTgccagaggaagaagaagatttcTTTGTTTCTCGTATAGAAGAAGATGCAGTCCCAGAAGAGCATATTCCACATGTTGAGCGTATAGAGTCTGGTGCTGAAATTGCTCGTCGG GAGCGTCATGAAAGACAACAACGATTGAAACGGGAACGCGGTGATGACAGACCAGTGAAACCTTATCGCGCCCCTGTGCAAGAACATACACAACAACAGATTCACAGGACTTATGACAAAACTAAGCTTCCTCCTG GTTGGTTAGATTGTCCTTCAGCTGGTCAGGACATAGGCGGCATCATTCCTTCTAAAGTTCCGCTTAGTGATGATTTCAATGAACTTATAGCTCCTGGTAAAAGATATTCCTTCAAACAAGTGATTAATCAGCAACGAAATCAGGGAAGAAAA CTTGGTTTGGTGATTGATCTCACAAATACGACTCGCTATTACCAAACGTCGGATTTGAGAAAGGATGCCATCAAGCATGTAAAG ATTCAATGCAGGGGTCGAGACTCTGTCCCAGAAAATGAGGCGGTAAATGTATTTGTCTATGAG GTCTTACAGTTCCTTACTCGTCAAAAGTCCTCAAACCCAAAGAAATATATCCTTGTTCATTGTACTCATGGACATAACAGAACTGGTTACATGATCGTCCATTATCTTATGCGGACAGTACCGATGTCTGTTTCCCAG GCCATAAAAATATTTGCTGATGCACGCCCACCTGGAATTTACAAACCAGATTATATTGATGCCTTGTACACTTTTTATCATGAAAAAAGACCCGAAATGGTTGTTTGTCCACCAACACCAGAGTGGAAGAGATCTTCAGAGTTAGATCTCAATGGTGATGCTGTgcctgatgatgatgatgatgggaCCTCTGCTGTTCCAGTACTG GAAAATAACGAATCTAATGTACTGATGACGAATGATGATGTTTTGGGAGATAGCATTCCATATGACCAGCAAGAGGTATTTAGGCAATTTTGCTACCAAGCAATGAAGTTAAAAGCGGGG CCAAAGGGAACTGCTCAATTTCCAGGATCACATCCAGTCTCACTTAACAG TGAAAATCTACAGTTGCTAAGGCAGCGTTATTATTATGCAACATGGAAAGCGGATGGAACACGATATATGATGCTTATTACTTTGGATGGATGTTACTTAGTTGATAGGGATTTTAATTTTCGGAGGGTCCAGATGAGGTTTCCGTGCAGAAGCTCTGGTGAC GCTATTGCGGAGAGATTTCACCATTTTACATTACTTGATGGTGAGATGATCATTGATACGTTGCCAGACTCACAGAAACAGGAGAGAAGATACTTGATCTATGATCTCATGGCAATTAACCATGTCTCTGTCATTGAG CGACCTTTTCATGAGCGTTGGAAAATGCTAGAGAAAGAGGTTATCGAACCTCGGAACTATGAACGTCAgaatattcatattaaaaatccaaattatAGATATGACATGGAGCCATTCAGA GTAAGAAGAAAGGCCTTCTGGTTGCTCTCCACTGTTACCAAACTGCTGGATGGATTCATTCCAAAGCTATCACATGATGCAGATGGTCTCGTCTTCCAG GGTTGGGACGATCCTTACATACCTCGTACTCATGAAGGCCTTCTCAAATGGAAGTACGCAAATATGAATTCGGTCGACTATCTCTTCGAG ATGGTTGACGGTCGACAACTGTTATATGTGTTCGAGCggggaaaaaaaaaattgatggaaGGAAGTAGAGTTGTTTTTAGTG AGGGGTCAGATCCAGCCTCTTATGCTGGAAAGATTATTGAGTGTTCGTGGGACGGAGATGAAAATGTGTGGGTGTGCATGCGAATTCGAACCGATAAATCTACTCCAAATGATATTGGGACATACAGAAAG GTAATGCGAAGCATAAAGGACAATATAACGGAGGAAGTGTTGTTGAAAGAGATCGAGGAGATTATCCGATTACCCATGTATGCCGATAGAATAAGGAATGATAGTAAGGCTCATCAGCACTCGAGTTCAGCTCGACGAAAATGA